In Halorubrum sp. PV6, a single window of DNA contains:
- a CDS encoding HTTM domain-containing protein, which yields MTDRRDDDDDDARPPTASASAGAADGSRGRSPALGAAVRRRLGIDVRALAVVRIALGVLLLVDLALRSRNLTAFYTDAGVLPRALLVESYPLAGASLYARSGEPWAVAALFLLAAVAAVALAVGYRTRVAAAVSFVLLASLQARNPFVLNAGDTLFWQLLGVGLLCPLGARWSVDAVRNARSTTARNPEARRFAGPRSALLLIVVLVVYVSNAVVKLRGEAWPAGEAVGTVFRLTYLHGPLGGLVPKSPALLTAATYGWLALLLASPLLVAATGRVRTTLAGALVAAHLSMAPALQIGVFPLVSATALVAFFPPPVWDRIEAAAAPAIERCRSTAERGLASAVGATAAARPGLKALPDRATRGRVLDAVAAVLLVALLAWTATGLGLVDAPEPVAAVSDPAESDWDMFAPEPPSTDARVLATATTADGDRIDALYGDAVAADRPPSDARGYPTARWRKHVSLLATADAERVDATLAHLCDRATGPAGAASSVTLSVVEFDPDTRRVVDRRDLGARRCR from the coding sequence GTGACCGACCGCCGAGACGACGACGACGACGACGCGCGACCCCCGACAGCGTCGGCGTCGGCGGGCGCGGCCGACGGTTCGCGCGGACGCTCACCCGCGCTCGGTGCCGCGGTCCGACGCCGCCTCGGAATCGACGTGCGCGCGCTCGCCGTCGTCCGGATCGCGCTCGGCGTCCTCCTCCTCGTCGACCTCGCGCTGCGCTCCCGGAACCTGACCGCCTTTTATACCGACGCCGGCGTCCTCCCGCGCGCGCTGCTCGTCGAGTCGTACCCGCTCGCGGGAGCCTCGCTGTACGCGCGCTCGGGCGAGCCGTGGGCTGTCGCCGCGCTGTTCCTCCTCGCCGCGGTCGCCGCCGTCGCGCTCGCGGTCGGCTATCGGACGCGGGTCGCGGCCGCCGTCTCGTTCGTCCTCCTGGCGTCGCTGCAGGCGCGGAACCCGTTCGTGCTCAACGCCGGCGACACGCTCTTCTGGCAGCTGCTCGGGGTGGGCCTGCTGTGTCCGCTCGGCGCTCGGTGGTCGGTCGACGCGGTCCGGAACGCCCGGTCGACGACCGCGAGGAACCCGGAGGCGCGCCGGTTCGCCGGCCCTCGGTCGGCCCTGCTCCTGATCGTCGTCCTCGTCGTCTACGTCTCGAACGCGGTCGTGAAGCTCCGCGGCGAGGCGTGGCCCGCGGGCGAGGCGGTCGGGACCGTCTTCCGGCTCACGTACCTCCACGGCCCGCTCGGGGGGCTCGTCCCCAAGAGCCCGGCGCTGCTTACGGCCGCCACCTACGGCTGGCTCGCGCTCCTCCTCGCCTCCCCGCTGCTCGTCGCGGCCACCGGGCGCGTTCGGACGACGCTCGCCGGCGCCCTCGTCGCCGCTCACCTGTCGATGGCGCCCGCGCTGCAGATCGGCGTCTTCCCGCTGGTGTCGGCGACCGCGCTGGTGGCGTTCTTCCCGCCCCCCGTCTGGGACCGGATCGAAGCGGCGGCGGCGCCGGCCATCGAGCGGTGTCGGTCGACGGCCGAGCGCGGGCTCGCGTCGGCGGTCGGCGCCACGGCCGCGGCCCGCCCCGGTTTAAAAGCGCTCCCGGACCGAGCGACTCGCGGCCGGGTCCTCGACGCCGTCGCCGCGGTCCTCCTCGTCGCGCTGCTCGCGTGGACGGCCACGGGGCTCGGGCTCGTCGACGCGCCGGAGCCGGTCGCGGCGGTGTCGGACCCGGCCGAAAGCGACTGGGACATGTTCGCGCCGGAGCCGCCGTCGACCGACGCCCGCGTCCTCGCGACGGCGACGACCGCGGACGGCGACCGGATCGACGCGCTGTACGGCGACGCGGTCGCGGCGGACCGGCCCCCCTCCGACGCTCGGGGCTACCCCACCGCTCGCTGGCGGAAGCACGTCTCGCTGCTCGCGACGGCCGACGCCGAGCGCGTCGACGCGACCCTCGCGCACCTCTGTGATCGCGCGACAGGGCCCGCCGGCGCGGCGTCGTCGGTGACGCTCTCCGTCGTCGAATTCGACCCCGACACTCGCCGAGTGGTCGACCGCCGCGACCTCGGCGCGCGACGGTGTCGGTGA
- a CDS encoding isoaspartyl peptidase/L-asparaginase codes for MRVIAHGGAGGRPDEPKARRATLDEATRCGVDADTPLDAVEAALGVLESDPRFNAGVGGAVQTDGVVRTDAGVMTADREVGAACSMPGVEHAASVARVVHAETPHVLVSGSHAVALADEFGIETGVDLLTDEKRERYEQADPPDGGPRAHLDWLATRFGSGGDQAGGRSERDAPDHDTVGAVATDGETFAAATSTGGRSFALAGRVGDVPQVGSGFFCTEAGGASATGAGEDIARVTLSRRAVGHLEDGLDAQAAAERAIDEFEEITGSGAGVIVLGADEAGGAFNTDAMQTSIAYK; via the coding sequence ATGCGCGTCATCGCTCACGGCGGCGCCGGCGGGCGCCCGGACGAACCGAAGGCCAGGCGGGCGACGCTCGACGAAGCGACCCGGTGCGGCGTCGACGCCGACACGCCCCTCGACGCGGTCGAGGCGGCGCTCGGCGTGCTCGAATCGGACCCGCGGTTCAACGCCGGCGTCGGCGGCGCGGTCCAGACCGACGGGGTCGTCCGCACGGACGCCGGCGTGATGACGGCCGACCGCGAGGTCGGGGCGGCCTGCTCGATGCCCGGCGTGGAACACGCGGCCAGCGTCGCGCGCGTGGTTCACGCGGAGACGCCGCACGTCCTCGTTTCCGGTTCCCACGCCGTCGCCCTCGCCGACGAGTTCGGGATCGAAACCGGGGTCGACCTCCTCACCGACGAGAAGCGGGAGCGATACGAGCAAGCGGACCCGCCGGATGGCGGGCCGCGGGCGCACCTCGACTGGCTCGCGACGCGGTTCGGGTCGGGCGGCGATCAGGCGGGCGGGCGCTCGGAGCGCGACGCGCCCGATCACGACACGGTCGGCGCGGTCGCGACCGACGGCGAGACGTTCGCCGCGGCGACGTCGACGGGCGGTCGCTCGTTCGCGCTCGCTGGGCGCGTCGGCGACGTGCCGCAGGTTGGCTCGGGCTTCTTCTGTACCGAGGCGGGCGGCGCGAGCGCGACGGGCGCCGGCGAGGACATCGCCCGCGTGACGCTCTCGCGGCGGGCCGTGGGACACCTCGAAGACGGGCTGGACGCGCAGGCGGCGGCCGAGCGAGCCATCGACGAGTTCGAGGAGATCACCGGATCGGGCGCCGGCGTCATCGTTCTCGGAGCGGACGAGGCCGGGGGCGCGTTCAACACCGACGCGATGCAGACGAGTATCGCTTATAAGTAA
- the cofD gene encoding 2-phospho-L-lactate transferase — protein sequence MVTFLAGGTGTPKLLDGATRVWDPSEIAVVANTGDDVELGGHLVCPDVDTVLFAGGGVLDRDLWWGIEGDTTATHDELRRLADAVDAETGPRYLDDEAQTAGREIARWRRFSGVGEFMEIGDRDRAVHVTRTSLLDEGRTLTEAIRTLAAAFDLDVDLLPMSDDPVATLIHTTDGDTMHFQEFWVAHRAEPAVADVEFRGAEAATPTPAVEAALDAPVVIGPSNPVTSIGPLLALPGVEAALSATPVVAVSPFVGDEVFSGPAADLMAGVGRDPSTAGVAEAYPFADAFVLDDDDPTALPDRHVERTDTRIDDADDAERVALACERALAAVTGSDAGVTE from the coding sequence ATGGTTACGTTCCTCGCCGGCGGGACGGGAACGCCGAAACTCCTCGACGGGGCGACCCGCGTGTGGGACCCCTCGGAGATCGCGGTCGTCGCCAACACGGGCGACGACGTCGAACTCGGCGGCCACCTCGTCTGCCCCGACGTCGACACCGTGCTGTTCGCCGGCGGCGGCGTCCTCGACCGCGACCTGTGGTGGGGGATCGAAGGCGACACGACGGCGACCCACGACGAACTCCGGCGGCTCGCGGACGCGGTCGACGCCGAAACCGGTCCCCGGTACCTCGACGACGAGGCGCAGACCGCGGGACGCGAGATCGCTCGCTGGCGGCGCTTCTCTGGCGTCGGCGAGTTCATGGAGATCGGCGACCGCGACCGCGCGGTCCACGTCACGCGGACGAGCCTCCTCGACGAGGGGCGCACGCTGACCGAGGCGATCCGGACGCTCGCGGCCGCGTTCGACCTCGACGTCGACCTCCTCCCGATGTCCGACGACCCGGTCGCGACGCTGATACACACGACGGACGGCGACACGATGCACTTCCAGGAGTTCTGGGTCGCCCACCGGGCCGAACCGGCGGTCGCCGACGTCGAGTTCCGGGGCGCCGAGGCCGCGACGCCGACCCCGGCGGTCGAGGCCGCGCTCGACGCGCCCGTCGTGATCGGCCCCTCGAACCCCGTGACGAGCATCGGCCCGCTGCTGGCGCTGCCGGGCGTCGAGGCGGCGCTGTCGGCGACCCCCGTCGTCGCCGTCTCGCCGTTCGTGGGCGACGAGGTGTTCTCCGGGCCCGCCGCCGACCTCATGGCCGGCGTCGGTCGCGACCCCTCGACCGCGGGCGTCGCCGAGGCGTACCCGTTCGCCGACGCATTCGTCCTCGACGACGACGATCCGACCGCCCTCCCCGACCGCCACGTCGAACGCACCGACACGCGTATCGACGACGCCGACGACGCCGAGCGCGTCGCGCTGGCGTGCGAGCGCGCGCTGGCCGCGGTGACGGGCTCCGACGCGGGGGTGACGGAGTGA